The DNA sequence TCGTCCTATTCCTACTCCTGAAGAAACTACTGTTGACTATCTACTACAAAGAAAAATTGATTGTTGGTTTCCTACTTATACTTATAGGGGCGATCGCATCTACGAAGATAATTTATTACCTAGTGAGGAAATTAGGAAGCAAATACAAGACGGGCATTATTTCAGTATCAAAGTGGCAGGGGCATTAAGAGCCTCATTATATCACTTAAACCCGAATAAACCCTTAATTATCGAACCCCATAGCTATTCTGGTTTCTCCCATGAATTTCTCAATCAATATGTGGGTAAATCTTTATTGCCTCAAGATTGGCTACCGTTGGCGAAAAAAGAAAACGCTTTAAGACCTTTAGTTTCAGTGCTAGATGTGCAAAAATTAGATCAGGATGGATATTGGACAACTACCCAAAAAGAAGCGGAAAACTTTTATGAGGGGTTTTTGCAAGAGTTAAAATCCCATTGGGATGAATTACCTTTTCTTGAAGGTATCCCCGAATCCATGAATGATGTTTATGGTTATGGAGGGGGGATTTTAACCAGATTAGCACAAGTGATGGAACAGACTTCCTATTATGCTAATACTGATTTTAATTCCATAAAGGCTTTTTATGACAAAAATATTTTAACGATAGAAATTAATCGTTTATTGGTGCAGTTATCGGAATTTGAGGATGTATCTTCTATCACGGAAGAAGTTTATCTTCAGCGATGTCAAATCGTGGGTAATGCTTTGATGGCAGGGATTAACAATATGTTGAATTATATGAACACAAATCTTACTTAGAGGTTACTGAAAAAGCATTATTGGTAAAGATAAAGGTAGAAATCAGGGGTCAGTAAAAGCAATTATAAATCAATGTATCTATATCTTACCTTTCGTTTTTAGGGAATATTTTTTAGGGAATATTCTTACTGATCAATGGAAGTTGATTAATAAAAGTTTACATCATTGCCCCTTGCCATGATAAAATTAGCCTTGATTTAGCTTGACGTTTGAACGTGGAGAAAAATCAATTTCCTTTCAAATATCCCTGAGCTTACTATGAATACCCTTGGAACATCACCTGAGCAAGAAAAGGAGCAACAACCGATAGACAATTCTATGGGGGAATACTATCAACTCCGAAATAATCTGCTTATTGGTACTGTTGTAATCGCCATTGTCAGCTTTATTTTAGTTTGGGTGTTTTACAGCTTACAAACAAGCCTTAGTTATTTGTTAGGTGCTTGTGTGAGTTTAGTTTATCTCAATATGTTAGCAAGGGAAGTAGAAAGAGTCGGGGTATATAAAAAGAAAATTGGTTCAACTCGTCTGGCGATTTTTGTTGGTTTGATTGTGGTGGCTACCCAATGGCAACAATTAGAGGTATTACCCGTTTTTTTAGGTTTTTTAACTTATAAGGCGGCTATTTTATTGTATGTAATTCCTACTAGCTTATTGGGTAATCTGCAAAAAACCGAGCAAAACGGCTAAATCTATGGTACATTGTCATCGATTCTTCTAATCAGGACAAATCTTGTTCAATGGATTTCGCAAACACTTTAAATTTGTTTCATCAGTTTAATTTAGCGGCGATCGAAGTTGGAGAACATTTTTACTGGGAGATCGGTAAATACAAAGTTCACGGACAAGTATTTATGGTTTCTTGGTTCGTTATCGGTGTTCTACTCATCGCATCTATTGCCGCCACTCGCAACGTTCAAAGAATTCCCAGTGGTTTTCAAAACTTCATGGAATACGTCTTGGATTTCTTGCGTGGTTTAGCCAAAGACCAAATTGGCGAAAAAGAATACCGCCCTTGGGTACCTTTTATTGGTACATTATTCTTGTTTATTTTTGTTTCTAACTGGTCTGGTGCTTTAATTCCTTGGAAGTTAATTGAAATTCCCGAAGGTGAATTAAGTGCTCCTACGGTTGATATTAACACTACTGTAGCTTTCGCTTTATTAACTTCTCTTGCTTATTTTTATGCAGGGATTAGTAAAAAAGGCTTAGGTTACTTTGCTGATTATGCTCAACCTTCTCCTATTATGGTACCATTTAGGGCGATCGAAGACTTCACTCGTCCTTTATCCCTAAGTTTCCGTTTATTCGGTAACATCTTAGCGGATGAATTAGCAGTGGGAGTATTAGTCTTACTCGTACCTTTGATTATTCCCTTACCTTTGATGATCTTAGGTCTATTTACCAGTGCTATCCAAGCCCTCATTTTCGCAACCTTAGCCGCATCTTATATTGGTGAGGCCATGGAAGGTCATGGAGAAGAACACCACGAATAGGTTAAAATACCTAGATAGCTAATCGAGAGAAAATTGGTTCTTAGAAAAAAGTCAGAATTTAATCAAACTGACTATCATAAAAACCCAAAATATAGTTAAATACATTGTGGGATTAAATTAATCACCATTGTGTGGTTAACTAAACAGAAGGGAAAGACACTTAAGCTCTTCCCCGACGTAAAAACAAAATTGTATTATTGTAGTAAATTAATTAAAAAGGAAAAAAAGAATTATGAATCCAACAATTGCTGCTGCTTCCGTAATCGCTGCTGCTTTAGCTGTAGGTTTAGGTGCGATCGGACCTGGTATTGGTCAAGGTAACGCTGCTGGTCAAGCGGTAGAAGGTATTGCTCGTCAGCCTGAAGCTGAAGGAAAAATTCGTGCAACCTTACTTCTTAGTTTAGCGTTCATGGAAGCGTTAACCATTTACGGTTTAGTTGTAGCATTAGTATTATTGTTCGCTAACCCCTTCTCCTAATTAAATAACTTAGATCTAGGATAACTGATAGCAATAAATTCAGGTTTTAGGTTTTAGGTTCAATAGGATCATCGTGTAACGAAACCTAGTGCCTAAAGCCTAAGCACTGAACAAAATACACAATTGCAGTAATACTTCTAAGCATAGTTCTAGTTTAGAAAAACGGCACAAGTAAATTCTGACTTCGAGTCAAATTATGATGACACAATGGATTTTATTAGCGGCTGAAACCGCAGAATCAGGGGGCTTGTTTGATATTGACGCTACTTTGCCTTTAATGGCAATTCAATTTTTGATTTTAGCGGCAATTCTCAACGCTCTGTTTTACAAACCACTGGGTAAAGCCATCGATGAAAGAGCCGGTTATGTTCAAGGGCAGTTAGATCAAGCAAAAAAACAAAAGCAAGATGCGATCGCCCTAGCCGAACAGTATGAGCAAGAATTAAGAGAAGTACGTAAAGAATCTCAAACTATTATTGCTCAGGCACAGGCCGAAGCTCAAAAAATTGTTTCCGAACAAGTACAACAAACTCAACAAGAGGTAATTGCTGAGCGTCAGAAAGCCTCAGAACAAATCGAGGCTGAAAGAAAAGAAGCATTATCTGCCTTAGAACAACAAGTTAAGGCTTTGAGTGGTCAAATTGTTGAGAAAGTCATCGGTGCTGAGTTTGCCAAATAATTTTAGGTAAAATGCCTATTTTAGGTTAACAGACTTTCAGATCTGGTTTTCTCAGAAAACAATCTACCCCTAGTTTAAATAGAGATTAATTATGATTAATTTATTCTACTTAGCAGTTGAAGAAGCAGGTGGTGGATTTGGTATTAGTTCAGATATTCTTGGTTCTAACCTAATCAACTTGGTTATTGTGATTGGGTTACTGGTAGTATATGGCGGAAAATTTGTGGGTAATATTCTCACAGAAAGACGTAATCGTATTGCCGAGGAAATAAAAGAAGCTGAAGAACGTGCTAAAACTGCCGCTAAGGCATTGGCAGAAGCTAAGGAAAATTTAAGTCAAGCTCAAGCAAAGGCAAAACAAATTAAGGTCGATGCTGAAGCCACTGCTAAAACCACCAGAGAGCAAATTTTAGCTCAAGGTGAAAAAGAAATTGAAAGAATGAAAGCTACTGCTGTTCAGGAGTTAGATTCTGAAAGAGCAAGAGTGGTGGCTGAATTAAAACGTACTATTGCTGTTTTAGCTTTACAAAAAGCGGAACAAGAATTACAAGATCGCTTAAACGATGACATTCAGGGTAAGTTGATCAGTCGTGCTGTTGAGCAATTAGGAGGTTAAAAACAGATGCAAAGTGCTATTACAGCCGAAGTAGTTGAACCTTATGCAGAAGCCTTAATGTCTCTAACTAAGTCCCACGACATTACCGATGAGGTTGCTTTTAGTGTCCGTGAATTGAAGAACTTGTTTGAAGAGTCTGAAGATTTACGGAGTTTTTTCGCTAGTCCCTTAGTTAGTCCCGAAGATAAAAAAGAGGTTATTAAAACAATTGCAGAAGGACAAGTTCATCCTTTCTTGCTTAATTTTTTATTACTGTTAGTCGATCGCAAACGTATTGGTTTTGTGGAAGGCATTTTCGGTAAATATTTAGAAATTGTACGCCAATTAAATAACGTTGTTTTAGCAGAAGTTACCTCTGCGGTGCGTCTCTATGAAGGAGAAGCGGAAAAATTGGTAGAAAAAATTAAACAACTCACCGGTGCTAGTGGAGTGGAAATCGAAACAAAGATCGATCCCGACATTATCGGCGGTGTTATTATCAAGGTTGGTTCTCAAGTATATGATGCAAGTTTGAAAGGACAATTGCGTCGTATTAGTTTGAGTATGCTTGGTAAGGCATAAGATTAAACAAAGTTAATTTCTGCTTTGATAAGGGTAAGCAATCATTTATGCAAAGGGCAAAAAAATTGTCACATTGTAAATGCTAGTTGTTTTCCCTCCAAATCATTTCTTGATCAAAATTGATAAGCAAACTGTTATTTTAGTAACTAAAAATAAGGAAAAATGGTAGCAATCAGACCAGACGAAATTAGTAGCATTATTCGCCAACAGATTGAATCCTATGACCAAC is a window from the Cyanobacterium sp. Dongsha4 genome containing:
- a CDS encoding ATP synthase subunit I, with protein sequence MNTLGTSPEQEKEQQPIDNSMGEYYQLRNNLLIGTVVIAIVSFILVWVFYSLQTSLSYLLGACVSLVYLNMLAREVERVGVYKKKIGSTRLAIFVGLIVVATQWQQLEVLPVFLGFLTYKAAILLYVIPTSLLGNLQKTEQNG
- the atpB gene encoding F0F1 ATP synthase subunit A, producing MDFANTLNLFHQFNLAAIEVGEHFYWEIGKYKVHGQVFMVSWFVIGVLLIASIAATRNVQRIPSGFQNFMEYVLDFLRGLAKDQIGEKEYRPWVPFIGTLFLFIFVSNWSGALIPWKLIEIPEGELSAPTVDINTTVAFALLTSLAYFYAGISKKGLGYFADYAQPSPIMVPFRAIEDFTRPLSLSFRLFGNILADELAVGVLVLLVPLIIPLPLMILGLFTSAIQALIFATLAASYIGEAMEGHGEEHHE
- the atpE gene encoding ATP synthase F0 subunit C codes for the protein MNPTIAAASVIAAALAVGLGAIGPGIGQGNAAGQAVEGIARQPEAEGKIRATLLLSLAFMEALTIYGLVVALVLLFANPFS
- a CDS encoding F0F1 ATP synthase subunit B' gives rise to the protein MTQWILLAAETAESGGLFDIDATLPLMAIQFLILAAILNALFYKPLGKAIDERAGYVQGQLDQAKKQKQDAIALAEQYEQELREVRKESQTIIAQAQAEAQKIVSEQVQQTQQEVIAERQKASEQIEAERKEALSALEQQVKALSGQIVEKVIGAEFAK
- a CDS encoding F0F1 ATP synthase subunit B, encoding MINLFYLAVEEAGGGFGISSDILGSNLINLVIVIGLLVVYGGKFVGNILTERRNRIAEEIKEAEERAKTAAKALAEAKENLSQAQAKAKQIKVDAEATAKTTREQILAQGEKEIERMKATAVQELDSERARVVAELKRTIAVLALQKAEQELQDRLNDDIQGKLISRAVEQLGG
- the atpH gene encoding ATP synthase F1 subunit delta, coding for MQSAITAEVVEPYAEALMSLTKSHDITDEVAFSVRELKNLFEESEDLRSFFASPLVSPEDKKEVIKTIAEGQVHPFLLNFLLLLVDRKRIGFVEGIFGKYLEIVRQLNNVVLAEVTSAVRLYEGEAEKLVEKIKQLTGASGVEIETKIDPDIIGGVIIKVGSQVYDASLKGQLRRISLSMLGKA